The following are encoded in a window of Gossypium raimondii isolate GPD5lz chromosome 13, ASM2569854v1, whole genome shotgun sequence genomic DNA:
- the LOC105784023 gene encoding uncharacterized protein LOC105784023 isoform X1 has product MILASPILNPKPKFGGHSKKSLAISTNPFLRCSFFTTKFSSTLLKCHCGTHNKDTDKSTQGFSVLTSDIPWKTESLWSTMALYMFNLHIPLGFGGLSIVSYLLHQPVLDPQTEVLIYPFFYVLMLKIVIRDWSVFLSPLFLASFRIRQMLGAPASRDEALSLLVIDILELLATLFLLKSTIKPNNRLLDIFKVNPVERNWLLASALGFGVLILLVFLTSIVVDGLYGIKDVNNLILKEMLVRSDISKGACITVYCIITPILEEMVYRGFMLASLASTMNWKQAVVISAAIFSAAHLSGENFLQLFVIGCILGCSYCGTGNLSSSILIHSLYNAFTLIITFLS; this is encoded by the exons ATGATTCTTGCTTCGCCTATCCTTAACCCCAAACCTAAATTTGGGGGCCATTCCAAGAAATCGCTTGCTATATCTACCAACCCTTTCCTTCGCTGCTCCTTCTTTACTACTAAATTCAGTTCTACTCTTCTCAAGTGTCACTGCGGCACCCACAACAAAGATACAGATAAGTCCACTCAA GGATTTTCAGTGTTGACATCAGACATCCCATGGAAGACTGAGAGTTTATGGAGCACCATGGCTCTGTATATGTTCAATTTGCATATTCCTTTGGGTTTTGGTGGCCTTTCCATTGTTTCTTATCTCTTGCATCAACCTGTCCTAGATCCCCAGACTGAGGTTttgatttatccttttttttatgtCTTAATGTTAAAAATTGTAATCCGAGATTGGTCTGTATTTTTGAGTCCCTTGTTTTTGGCTTCGTTTAGAATTAGACAAATGTTGGGTGCTCCAGCCTCCAGAGATGAG GCACTATCGTTGCTTGTAATTGATATTTTGGAACTGCTTGCTACTCTCTTTCTCCTGAAGAGCACCATTAAGCCAAACAATAGGCTTTTGgacattttcaaagttaacccgGTAGAAAGGAATTGGTTATTAGCATCAGCACTGGGTTTCGGAGTACTTATTTTGTTAGTTTTCCTTACATCAATTGTTGTTGATGGATTATATGGGATAAAG gATGTAAATAATCTGATACTGAAGGAAATGCTTGTAAGAAGTGACATCTCAAAAGGTGCTTGTATTACCGTATACTGCATCATCACACCTATCTTAGAAGAAATGGTATACAGAGGCTTCATGTTGGCATCTCTTGCCTCAACAATGAATTGGAAGCAAGCAGTTGTGATTAGTGCCGCCATCTTTAGTGCAGCTCACCTGTCTGGTGAGAACTTTTTACAGTTGTTTGTCATTGGGTGCATCCTTGGGTGCTCTTATTGTGGAACTGGAAACTTGAGTTCTTCCATtctcatacattctttgtataatGCGTTCACATtgattataacttttttatcaTAG
- the LOC105784023 gene encoding uncharacterized protein LOC105784023 isoform X3, whose product MILASPILNPKPKFGGHSKKSLAISTNPFLRCSFFTTKFSSTLLKCHCGTHNKDTDKSTQALSLLVIDILELLATLFLLKSTIKPNNRLLDIFKVNPVERNWLLASALGFGVLILLVFLTSIVVDGLYGIKDVNNLILKEMLVRSDISKGACITVYCIITPILEEMVYRGFMLASLASTMNWKQAVVISAAIFSAAHLSGENFLQLFVIGCILGCSYCGTGNLSSSILIHSLYNAFTLIITFLS is encoded by the exons ATGATTCTTGCTTCGCCTATCCTTAACCCCAAACCTAAATTTGGGGGCCATTCCAAGAAATCGCTTGCTATATCTACCAACCCTTTCCTTCGCTGCTCCTTCTTTACTACTAAATTCAGTTCTACTCTTCTCAAGTGTCACTGCGGCACCCACAACAAAGATACAGATAAGTCCACTCAA GCACTATCGTTGCTTGTAATTGATATTTTGGAACTGCTTGCTACTCTCTTTCTCCTGAAGAGCACCATTAAGCCAAACAATAGGCTTTTGgacattttcaaagttaacccgGTAGAAAGGAATTGGTTATTAGCATCAGCACTGGGTTTCGGAGTACTTATTTTGTTAGTTTTCCTTACATCAATTGTTGTTGATGGATTATATGGGATAAAG gATGTAAATAATCTGATACTGAAGGAAATGCTTGTAAGAAGTGACATCTCAAAAGGTGCTTGTATTACCGTATACTGCATCATCACACCTATCTTAGAAGAAATGGTATACAGAGGCTTCATGTTGGCATCTCTTGCCTCAACAATGAATTGGAAGCAAGCAGTTGTGATTAGTGCCGCCATCTTTAGTGCAGCTCACCTGTCTGGTGAGAACTTTTTACAGTTGTTTGTCATTGGGTGCATCCTTGGGTGCTCTTATTGTGGAACTGGAAACTTGAGTTCTTCCATtctcatacattctttgtataatGCGTTCACATtgattataacttttttatcaTAG
- the LOC105784023 gene encoding uncharacterized protein LOC105784023 isoform X2, with amino-acid sequence MILASPILNPKPKFGGHSKKSLAISTNPFLRCSFFTTKFSSTLLKCHCGTHNKDTDKSTQGFSVLTSDIPWKTESLWSTMALYMFNLHIPLGFGGLSIVSYLLHQPVLDPQTEALSLLVIDILELLATLFLLKSTIKPNNRLLDIFKVNPVERNWLLASALGFGVLILLVFLTSIVVDGLYGIKDVNNLILKEMLVRSDISKGACITVYCIITPILEEMVYRGFMLASLASTMNWKQAVVISAAIFSAAHLSGENFLQLFVIGCILGCSYCGTGNLSSSILIHSLYNAFTLIITFLS; translated from the exons ATGATTCTTGCTTCGCCTATCCTTAACCCCAAACCTAAATTTGGGGGCCATTCCAAGAAATCGCTTGCTATATCTACCAACCCTTTCCTTCGCTGCTCCTTCTTTACTACTAAATTCAGTTCTACTCTTCTCAAGTGTCACTGCGGCACCCACAACAAAGATACAGATAAGTCCACTCAA GGATTTTCAGTGTTGACATCAGACATCCCATGGAAGACTGAGAGTTTATGGAGCACCATGGCTCTGTATATGTTCAATTTGCATATTCCTTTGGGTTTTGGTGGCCTTTCCATTGTTTCTTATCTCTTGCATCAACCTGTCCTAGATCCCCAGACTGAG GCACTATCGTTGCTTGTAATTGATATTTTGGAACTGCTTGCTACTCTCTTTCTCCTGAAGAGCACCATTAAGCCAAACAATAGGCTTTTGgacattttcaaagttaacccgGTAGAAAGGAATTGGTTATTAGCATCAGCACTGGGTTTCGGAGTACTTATTTTGTTAGTTTTCCTTACATCAATTGTTGTTGATGGATTATATGGGATAAAG gATGTAAATAATCTGATACTGAAGGAAATGCTTGTAAGAAGTGACATCTCAAAAGGTGCTTGTATTACCGTATACTGCATCATCACACCTATCTTAGAAGAAATGGTATACAGAGGCTTCATGTTGGCATCTCTTGCCTCAACAATGAATTGGAAGCAAGCAGTTGTGATTAGTGCCGCCATCTTTAGTGCAGCTCACCTGTCTGGTGAGAACTTTTTACAGTTGTTTGTCATTGGGTGCATCCTTGGGTGCTCTTATTGTGGAACTGGAAACTTGAGTTCTTCCATtctcatacattctttgtataatGCGTTCACATtgattataacttttttatcaTAG